From a region of the Mycobacterium sp. SMC-8 genome:
- a CDS encoding DUF4331 domain-containing protein: MSTDFTGLRRGAPLGDARLDLCDLFVFPSPKDPSRTALILTANPDADTMHPCAVYRIAIDNDGDLRNDIAFNFVFSEPSAGPSGQRQWVDVYLALQADARVDAAAGSRIFGDVEVSFDETPHMWQSGSYSFFAGVRGDAWFADTNVIVMAVELPTAYLGAEPDVRIWARCSVLGDDGWVHADRVAHPWVSGFFAADDELAEYSAGEPNQDRARWMGHLIELMADTGGYSRDDAISAIEAEGTLPDVLTYKPSDPPGYPNGRRLTDDVADYRSRFLTNGQKGFTGLSAPTELLPEFPYLGAPR; this comes from the coding sequence GTGTCGACTGACTTCACCGGGCTCAGGAGGGGCGCGCCGCTCGGCGATGCCCGGCTGGACCTGTGCGATCTGTTCGTGTTCCCGTCGCCGAAGGATCCTTCGCGCACCGCGCTGATCCTGACCGCGAACCCGGACGCGGACACGATGCATCCCTGCGCCGTCTACCGCATCGCCATCGACAACGACGGCGACCTGCGCAACGACATCGCGTTCAACTTCGTCTTCAGCGAGCCTTCCGCAGGCCCGTCCGGTCAACGTCAGTGGGTGGACGTGTATCTGGCGTTGCAGGCGGACGCCCGAGTGGACGCGGCGGCCGGGTCGCGGATCTTCGGCGACGTGGAGGTGTCGTTCGACGAGACCCCACACATGTGGCAGTCGGGGTCCTACTCGTTCTTCGCGGGTGTCCGCGGCGACGCGTGGTTCGCCGACACCAATGTGATCGTGATGGCGGTGGAACTGCCGACGGCCTATCTGGGTGCCGAACCCGATGTGCGGATCTGGGCCCGCTGCAGCGTGCTGGGGGACGACGGCTGGGTGCACGCCGACCGGGTCGCGCATCCGTGGGTGAGCGGCTTCTTCGCCGCCGACGACGAGCTCGCCGAGTACAGCGCGGGAGAGCCGAATCAGGACCGGGCGCGCTGGATGGGCCATCTGATCGAGTTGATGGCCGACACCGGCGGCTACAGCCGTGACGACGCGATCAGCGCGATCGAGGCCGAGGGGACGCTGCCCGACGTGCTGACCTACAAGCCGTCGGACCCGCCCGGGTACCCGAACGGGCGCAGGCTCACCGACGACGTCGCCGACTACCGGTCGAGATTTCTGACCAACGGGCAGAAGGGCTTCACCGGCCTGAGCGCGCCGACCGAGCTGCTCCCGGAGTTCCCCTACCTCGGCGCCCCCCGCTGA